One genomic segment of Carassius auratus strain Wakin chromosome 29, ASM336829v1, whole genome shotgun sequence includes these proteins:
- the LOC113048340 gene encoding uncharacterized protein LOC113048340 has protein sequence MREHLRAIKEETEMLRPNVELKERRALMKIYQRNFVSNHSTEEIISEFPCFRLAKMLLWDMRDHTIVDVDQHIISQLSLMAPKVLQVSQSPLMEKFRCVVDDCEDDRLTKGLQLEAAVLLLPALFKELPGLLFEVEGHAQTCPPDTPTPKMVLKGCREGHPMQYDHISMTLGLILCIYFLFGIQYPKGLKKTLTFLECVVLKMKDAARTSCHN, from the exons ATGAGGGAACATCTCCGAGCAATAAAGGAGGAAACAGAGATGCTTAGACCAAACGTAGAGCTTAAAGAAAGGAGGGCACTGATGAAAATCTACCAGAGAAATTTTGTGTCTAACCACAGCACGGAGGAGATTATCTCTGAGTTTCCATGTTTCAGACTGGCCAAAATG CTCCTTTGGGATATGAGAGACCATACCATCGTTGATGTGGACCAACATATTATCTCTCAACTCTCATTAATGGCACCTAAAGTCCTTCAAGTTTCACAGAGTCCCCTGATGGAGAAGTTCAGGTGTGTGGTTGATGACTGTGAAGATGACAGACTGACAAAAG gaCTACAGTTGGAAGCAGCTGTTCTGCTCTTGCCTGCACTGTTTAAGGAGCTCCCGGGGTTGCTGTTTGAAGTTGAG GGTCATGCTCAGACCTGCCCTCCTGACACACCAACACCTAAAATGGTGCTCAAAGGCTGCAGGGAGGGTCATCCCATGCAATACGATCACATCTCGATGACACTGGGCCTTATCCtttgtatatattttctgtttgggATCCAATATCCTAAAGGACTGAAAAAGACACTGACCTTCCTGGagtgtgttgttttaaaaatgaaggATGCAGCACGGACTTCCTGTCACAATTAA